A window from Prinia subflava isolate CZ2003 ecotype Zambia chromosome Z, Cam_Psub_1.2, whole genome shotgun sequence encodes these proteins:
- the YIPF6 gene encoding protein YIPF6 produces the protein MAAAEGSGSGGTLFPGLADVSISQDIPVEGEITVPVGSSSPDEDYSTLDEPVKDTIMRDLKAVGKKFVHVMYPRKSSALLRDWDLWGPLVLCVSLALMLQGGSADSKDDGGPQFAEVFVIIWFGAVVITLNSKLLGGTISFFQSLCVLGYCVMPLTVAMLVCRLVLLAGAGTVSFIIRLIVVGTMFGWSTLASTAFLADSQPPNRKALVVYPIFLFYFVISWMILTFTPQ, from the exons atggcggcggcggaGGGGAGCGGGTCTGGGGGGACGCTG TTCCCAGGTCTGGCAGATGTGTCCATATCCCAGGATATTCCAGTGGAAGGGGAGATCACTGTCCCTGTGGGATCTAGCTCTCCTGATGAGGATTACTCCACACTGGATGAGCCAGTCAAGGACACAATT aTGAGGGACCTGAAGGCTGTTGGGAAGAAGTTTGTCCATGTCATGTATCCCAGGAAGAGCAGCGCGCTCCTCAGAGACT gggaTCTGTGGGGCCCATTGGTGCTCTGTGTCTCCCTGGCTCT GATGCTGCAGGGTGGCTCTGCAGACAGCAAGGATGACGGAGGGCCCCAGTTTGCCGAGGTCTTTGTCATCATCTGGTTTGGGGCCGTTGTCATCACACTCAACTCGAAGCTTCTGGGAGGGACCAT CTCCTTCTTCCAgagcctgtgtgtgctgggctaCTGCGTGATGCCGCTGACCGTGGCCATGCTGGTGtgcaggctggtgctgctggcggGCGCGGGCACCGTCAGCTTCATCATCCGCCTCATCGTGGTGGGGACCATGTTTGGCTGGTCCACCTTGG CATCTACGGCGTTCCTGGCGGACAGCCAGCCCCCCAACCGCAAGGCGCTCGTTGTGTACCCCATCTTCCTCTTCTACTTCGTCATCAGCTGGATGATCCTGACCTTCACCCCTCAGTGA